In Stomoxys calcitrans chromosome 2, idStoCalc2.1, whole genome shotgun sequence, the following proteins share a genomic window:
- the LOC106081767 gene encoding ribonuclease H1: MNIANSFVNQIPRRIMSYYAVAIGREIGIYDTWSKCEEKIKGYRGARYKKFPSLEDAKSFIYEHHKHRLSWEDIAKYAEKYEDPMKKVAPVAAPITMPVEDFWPPSDGDTYDENQISDHDLLMALAEVEGLPEPMRAPKRKMESIASSSTSKIPKYESTDCQSTGLKHIGNFEFHIDAEGYVIAYTDGSCFNNGQANACAGYGVYFGDEHPLNIGKPVEGRVTNNVGEIQASIYAIKTAKLLGIKKIVICTDSQFLINSVTLWMKGWKAKNWKLRNGDPVKNVDDFKQLDELLSGKEVDVKWNYVAAHNGIKGNEMADSLARQGSEIYKRLHWNK; this comes from the exons ATGAATATTGCAAACTCCTTCGTAAATCAAATACCAAGACGAATTATGTCCTATTATGCAGTGGCAATTGGCCGAGAAATTGGCATATATGATACGTG GTCAAAATGCGAGGAGAAAATAAAAGGATACAGGGGAGCACGCTATAAAAAATTCCCTTCATTGGAGGATGCCAAATCATTCATATATGAACACCACAAACATAGACTCAGTTGGGAGGATATTGCAAAATATGCCGAAAAGTATGAGGACCCCATGAAAAAAGTGGCGCCAGTGGCTGCACCGATAACAATGCCAGTGGAAGATTTTTGGCCTCCCAGTGATGGCGATACTTATGATGAAAACCAAATAAGCGATCATGATTTG TTAATGGCTTTGGCAGAAGTTGAAGGATTGCCAGAACCCATGAGGGCACCAAAGCGTAAGATGGAATCCATTGCCAGCAGTTCGACAAGTAAAATACCCAAATATGAATCGACGGATTGTCAATCGACTGGTTTAAAGCACATAGGCAACTTTGAGTTTCACATTGATGCCGAGGGCTATGTTATAGCTTATACTGATGGTTCCTGTTTTAATAATGGCCAAGCTAATGCCTGCGCTGGTTATGGAGTGTATTTTGGAGACGAACATCCTCT TAACATTGGAAAGCCTGTAGAGGGTAGAGTCACCAATAATGTTGGTGAAATTCAGGCTTCCATTTATGCCATAAAGACGGCAAAATTATTGGGcatcaaaaaaattgttatttgcACAGATTCCCAGTTTCTTATAAATTCTGTAACGCTTTGGATGAAGGGTTGGAAAGCCAAAAACTGGAAATTAAGAAACGGTGACCCTGTTAAGAATGTGGACGATTTCAAACAATTGGATGAATTACTCAGCGGAAAGGAGGTGGATGTAAAATGG AATTATGTAGCTGCTCACAATGGCATTAAAGGCAATGAAATGGCCGACAGCTTGGCTCGACAGGGATCTGAAATCTATAAACGTTTGCATTGGAATAAGTGA